Proteins found in one Paenibacillus wynnii genomic segment:
- the lexA gene encoding transcriptional repressor LexA: MSKISSRQLAILEFIRSEVRSKGYPPSVREIGEAVGLASSSTVHGHLDRLEKKGLIRRDPTKPRAIELLGQEDSDNVHQFAQTITRVPVVGKVTAGLPITATENIEDYFPLPSHFVGDNKVFMLSVLGDSMVEAGIMNGDYVIVRQQQTADNGDIVVAMTDEDEATVKTFYKERDHIRLQPENPAYEPLRLNRVTILGRVIGLFRDIH; encoded by the coding sequence ATGTCCAAGATTTCAAGTCGTCAATTGGCGATTCTGGAGTTTATACGTAGCGAAGTCCGCAGCAAGGGTTATCCACCTTCCGTTCGTGAAATAGGTGAAGCTGTAGGACTTGCATCCAGTTCCACTGTTCATGGTCATCTAGACCGCCTGGAGAAGAAGGGACTTATCCGCCGTGACCCCACGAAGCCACGCGCGATCGAACTTCTGGGTCAAGAAGATTCTGATAACGTTCATCAATTTGCACAGACGATCACCCGTGTTCCGGTTGTAGGTAAGGTAACTGCAGGTCTACCGATCACAGCAACAGAGAATATTGAGGATTACTTTCCGCTACCCTCTCACTTTGTAGGGGATAACAAAGTATTTATGCTGTCCGTTCTCGGTGACAGTATGGTTGAAGCAGGAATAATGAATGGAGACTATGTTATTGTTCGGCAGCAGCAAACGGCTGACAACGGTGATATCGTAGTTGCTATGACTGATGAAGATGAAGCAACGGTTAAGACATTCTATAAAGAACGTGATCATATTCGCCTGCAGCCTGAGAACCCGGCCTATGAACCCTTACGCCTTAACCGCGTAACGATATTAGGCAGAGTTATTGGATTGTTCCGAGATATTCATTAA
- a CDS encoding L,D-transpeptidase, with product MPTIRIIVDLSQRMLYLLEDDIVVRGFPVGIGTILNRSPEGEYTIINKQLNPGGPFGAFWMGLSKPHYGIHGTNNPSSIGKRVSQGCIRMYNADVLELASKVNVGTRVTIRN from the coding sequence ATGCCAACTATTCGTATCATCGTCGATTTGTCTCAACGCATGTTATATCTTTTAGAAGATGATATAGTCGTCCGAGGATTTCCTGTCGGAATTGGAACGATACTCAACCGATCTCCCGAAGGTGAATACACAATTATCAACAAACAGCTCAATCCCGGCGGTCCTTTCGGAGCTTTCTGGATGGGGCTATCTAAGCCGCACTACGGCATTCACGGCACTAATAACCCCTCATCTATCGGCAAGAGAGTATCGCAAGGCTGTATTCGTATGTATAATGCGGACGTGCTCGAACTAGCAAGCAAGGTTAATGTAGGAACAAGAGTTACAATAAGGAACTGA